From one Azospirillum sp. TSH100 genomic stretch:
- a CDS encoding efflux RND transporter permease subunit, with product MNISKFFIDRPIFAGVLSVALFLAGAIAVFRLPISEYPEVVPPSVVVRAQFPGANPKVIAETVASPLEEQINGVEGMLYMQSQANSDGNLALTVTFRLGTDPDKAQQLVQNRVAQAMPRLPSDVQRLGVATVKSSPTLTMVVHLLSPNDRYDMTYLRNYAVLNVKDRLTRIAGVGEVQVWGAGDYAMRVWLDPGKVAQRGMTATDVVNAIREQNVQVAAGVIGASPSLPDVPLQLSINARGRLKTADEFGDIVLKTGDEGGVTRLRDVARVELAAAQYGLRSLLDNKPAVAMAITQTPDANALAISDEVRKVMAELKGDMPEGVDYSIVYDPTQFVRSSIEAVVHTLLEAVALVVLVVIVFLQTWRASIIPLLAVPISIVGTFSLLLAFGFSINALSLFGMVLAIGIVVDDAIVVVENVERNIASGLSARDATIRAMQEVSGPIIAIALTLVAVFVPLAAMTGLSGEFYKQFAMTIAISTVISAFNSLTLSPALAAVLLRGHDQPQDWLTRAMNRVFGGFFRLFNRVFHRASEGYGRGVGGVVRRKGVMLAVYALLIGATVLLGRTVPSGFVPMQDKEYLISFAQLPNGASLDRTEAVIREMTDIALKRPGVQSAVAFPGLSVNGFTNSSSAGIVFVTLKPFAERHDPSLSAGAIAMDLQQRYAGLKEAFVAIFPPPPVMGLGQLGGFKMQLEDRGNLGYEALSDAVNAFVKRAAQTPELGPTFSAYQINVPQLDVDLDRVKAKQLGVNVADVFDTMQIYLGSLYVNDFNAFGRVYQVRVQADAPFRDTADDIGLLKTRNAAGTMVPLSSLVTVQPSYGPEMVVRYNGFTAADVNGGPAPGFSSGQAEAAAERIAAEVLPRGVKLEWTDLTYQKILVGNAGLWVFPISVLLVFLVLAAQYESLTLPLAILLIVPMSVLSALFGVWLTGGDNNIFTQIGFMVLVGLSAKNAILIVEFARELEHEGRGVVQAAIEASRLRLRPILMTSIAFIMGVVPLVTSTGAGSEMRHAMGVAVFAGMIGVTLFGLVLTPVFYVLLRKLAGAERRAEAPAVHGGVQPAEWKMG from the coding sequence ATGAACATCTCGAAATTCTTCATCGACAGGCCGATCTTTGCCGGCGTGCTGTCGGTGGCGCTGTTCCTGGCGGGGGCCATCGCGGTCTTCCGCCTGCCGATTTCCGAATATCCGGAGGTGGTGCCGCCGTCCGTCGTGGTGCGCGCGCAGTTCCCCGGCGCCAACCCCAAGGTCATCGCCGAGACCGTCGCCTCGCCGCTGGAGGAGCAGATCAACGGCGTCGAAGGCATGCTCTACATGCAGTCGCAGGCCAACAGCGACGGCAACCTGGCGCTGACGGTGACCTTCAGGCTGGGGACCGACCCGGACAAGGCGCAGCAGCTGGTGCAGAACCGCGTCGCCCAGGCGATGCCGCGGCTGCCGTCCGACGTGCAGCGGCTGGGCGTCGCCACGGTGAAAAGCTCGCCGACGCTGACCATGGTCGTGCATCTGCTGTCGCCCAACGACCGCTATGACATGACGTACCTGCGCAACTACGCGGTGCTGAACGTCAAGGACCGGCTGACCCGCATCGCCGGCGTCGGCGAGGTGCAGGTGTGGGGGGCCGGCGACTATGCCATGCGCGTGTGGCTCGACCCCGGCAAGGTGGCGCAGCGCGGGATGACCGCCACCGACGTGGTCAACGCCATCCGCGAGCAGAATGTCCAGGTGGCGGCCGGCGTGATCGGCGCCTCGCCCTCGCTGCCCGACGTGCCGCTGCAGCTGTCGATCAACGCGCGCGGCCGGCTGAAGACCGCCGACGAGTTCGGCGACATCGTGCTGAAGACCGGCGATGAGGGCGGCGTCACCCGCCTGCGCGACGTGGCGCGGGTGGAGCTGGCGGCGGCGCAGTATGGGCTGCGCTCGCTGCTCGACAACAAGCCGGCGGTGGCGATGGCCATCACCCAGACGCCGGACGCCAACGCGCTCGCCATCTCCGACGAGGTGCGCAAGGTGATGGCGGAGCTGAAGGGCGACATGCCCGAAGGCGTCGACTACTCCATCGTCTACGACCCGACGCAGTTCGTCCGCTCCTCCATCGAGGCGGTGGTGCACACGCTGCTGGAGGCGGTGGCGCTGGTGGTGCTGGTGGTGATCGTCTTCCTGCAAACCTGGCGGGCGTCGATCATTCCGCTGCTGGCGGTGCCGATCTCCATCGTCGGCACCTTCTCGCTGCTGCTGGCCTTCGGCTTCTCGATCAACGCGCTGTCGCTGTTCGGCATGGTGCTGGCCATCGGCATCGTGGTGGACGACGCCATCGTCGTGGTCGAGAATGTCGAGCGCAACATCGCGTCCGGCCTGTCGGCCCGCGACGCCACCATCCGCGCCATGCAGGAGGTCAGCGGGCCGATCATCGCCATCGCCCTGACTCTGGTCGCGGTCTTCGTGCCGCTGGCGGCGATGACCGGCCTCAGCGGCGAGTTCTACAAGCAGTTCGCGATGACCATCGCGATCTCCACCGTGATTTCCGCCTTCAACTCGCTGACCCTGTCGCCGGCGCTGGCGGCGGTGCTGCTGCGCGGCCATGACCAGCCGCAGGACTGGCTGACCCGCGCGATGAACCGGGTGTTCGGCGGCTTCTTCCGGCTGTTCAACCGGGTGTTCCACCGGGCCTCGGAGGGCTATGGCCGCGGCGTCGGCGGGGTGGTGCGGCGCAAGGGCGTGATGCTGGCGGTCTATGCGCTGCTGATCGGCGCCACGGTGCTGCTCGGCCGCACGGTGCCGTCGGGCTTCGTGCCGATGCAGGACAAGGAGTATCTGATCAGCTTCGCCCAGCTTCCCAACGGCGCGTCGCTCGACCGGACGGAGGCGGTGATCCGCGAGATGACCGACATCGCGCTGAAGCGCCCCGGCGTACAGAGCGCCGTGGCCTTTCCGGGGCTGTCGGTGAACGGCTTCACCAACTCGTCCAGCGCCGGCATCGTCTTCGTCACGCTGAAGCCGTTTGCCGAACGCCACGACCCGTCGCTGTCGGCCGGCGCCATCGCCATGGATCTGCAACAGCGCTATGCCGGGCTGAAGGAGGCCTTCGTCGCCATCTTCCCGCCGCCGCCGGTGATGGGTCTGGGGCAGCTCGGCGGCTTCAAGATGCAGCTGGAGGACCGTGGCAACCTCGGCTACGAGGCGCTGAGCGACGCGGTGAACGCCTTCGTCAAGCGCGCGGCGCAGACGCCAGAGCTGGGACCGACCTTCTCCGCCTACCAGATCAACGTGCCGCAGCTGGACGTCGATCTCGACCGGGTGAAGGCCAAGCAGCTGGGCGTGAATGTCGCCGACGTGTTCGACACCATGCAGATCTATCTGGGCTCGCTCTATGTCAACGACTTCAACGCCTTCGGCCGCGTCTACCAGGTGCGGGTCCAGGCCGACGCGCCGTTCCGCGACACCGCCGACGACATCGGGTTGCTGAAGACCCGCAACGCGGCGGGGACCATGGTGCCGCTGTCGTCGCTGGTCACGGTGCAGCCCAGCTATGGGCCGGAGATGGTGGTGCGCTACAACGGTTTCACCGCCGCCGACGTCAATGGCGGGCCGGCGCCCGGCTTCTCCTCGGGTCAGGCGGAAGCGGCGGCCGAGCGCATCGCGGCCGAAGTGCTGCCGCGCGGCGTCAAGCTGGAATGGACCGACCTGACCTATCAGAAGATCCTGGTCGGCAATGCGGGCCTCTGGGTGTTCCCGATCAGCGTGCTGCTGGTCTTCCTGGTGCTGGCGGCGCAGTACGAGAGCCTGACCCTGCCGCTCGCCATCCTGCTGATCGTGCCGATGAGCGTGCTGTCCGCCCTGTTCGGGGTGTGGCTGACCGGCGGAGACAACAACATCTTCACGCAGATCGGCTTCATGGTGCTGGTCGGCCTGTCGGCGAAGAACGCCATCCTGATCGTCGAGTTCGCCCGCGAGTTGGAGCATGAGGGGCGTGGCGTGGTGCAGGCGGCGATCGAGGCGAGCCGGCTGCGGCTGCGGCCGATCCTGATGACCTCCATCGCCTTCATCATGGGCGTGGTGCCGCTGGTCACCTCCACCGGCGCCGGTTCGGAGATGCGGCACGCCATGGGTGTCGCGGTGTTCGCCGGCATGATCGGCGTGACGCTGTTCGGCCTGGTGCTGACCCCGGTGTTCTACGTGCTGCTGCGCAAGCTGGCCGGAGCGGAGCGGCGGGCGGAGGCGCCGGCGGTGCATGGCGGGGTGCAGCCGGCGGAGTGGAAGATGGGGTGA
- a CDS encoding alpha/beta hydrolase — MDRSRTSLMVEGRKVPLCLFRPAAIRSTEDGPLPGLLYFHGGGFTSGSVEEVEITAMALAESIPALVVAVGYALAPAHPFPAAIEDAHAAAVWLAERAGPLGVAGHDAGGHVAVSLTLLARDRGGPEIAAQALFGPMLDPSLTRVAHGVGDGEGSVTDCARCYRAYLPEAALRLHPYAAPLESRRLGRLPPILIATAQNDVLRPEAESYAARLIDAGVPTEVTRFAGVSHAGLANHPPALAAAADFFRRRLTGAHPDTSSHR, encoded by the coding sequence ATGGATCGTTCACGCACGTCGCTGATGGTGGAAGGCCGCAAGGTTCCGCTGTGCCTGTTCAGGCCGGCGGCCATCCGGTCGACAGAGGACGGGCCGCTGCCCGGACTGCTGTATTTCCATGGCGGCGGCTTCACCTCCGGCTCCGTCGAGGAGGTGGAGATCACGGCGATGGCGCTGGCGGAGAGCATTCCGGCGCTGGTGGTCGCCGTCGGCTATGCGCTGGCCCCCGCCCATCCCTTCCCCGCCGCCATCGAGGATGCCCATGCCGCCGCCGTGTGGCTGGCCGAACGGGCCGGGCCGCTGGGCGTCGCCGGCCACGATGCCGGCGGGCATGTCGCGGTGTCGCTCACCCTGCTCGCCCGCGACCGCGGCGGGCCGGAGATCGCGGCGCAGGCGCTGTTCGGGCCGATGCTCGATCCCAGCCTGACGCGGGTCGCCCATGGGGTCGGGGACGGCGAGGGCAGCGTGACCGACTGCGCGCGCTGTTACCGCGCCTATCTGCCGGAAGCGGCGCTGCGGCTGCACCCCTATGCGGCGCCGCTGGAATCGCGCCGGCTCGGCCGGCTGCCGCCGATCCTGATCGCCACGGCGCAGAACGACGTGCTGCGGCCGGAGGCGGAAAGCTATGCCGCCCGGCTGATCGACGCCGGGGTGCCGACCGAGGTCACCCGCTTTGCCGGCGTCAGCCATGCCGGCCTCGCCAACCACCCGCCGGCGCTCGCCGCCGCGGCCGATTTCTTCCGGCGCCGCCTGACCGGCGCCCATCCCGACACTTCGAGCCACAGGTAA
- a CDS encoding efflux RND transporter periplasmic adaptor subunit yields the protein MSRKSLSLLIAAGVSVAALTGAVTLRSPAEAQTASPAPPPAEVDVATVLARPVTDWQAYSGRLEAVDRVDIRPQVPGTIVAVHFRNGALVKQGDVLFTIDPRPYEAEVARAEAQVAAAQARVRFTVADLDRAQKLVRDDTISRSTMDQRDNAAREAAANLKAAQAALDIARLNLGYTRVTAPVSGRVSRAERTVGNVVAAGAAAEPLTTLVSQSPIYASFDVDEQTYLRHIAPMRDSGTIPVRLGLANEEEYSRSGTVEHVDNRLDSVSGTIRVRARFDNDDGTLVPGLYARVKVGGTKPYDALLVDDRAIGTDQDKKFVLVVTAENKVEYRPVKLGTLQNGLRVVTAGLSAGEQVVVNGMQHARPGMAVTPKTVAMGTEKTQTAAR from the coding sequence ATGTCCCGCAAGTCACTTTCCCTTCTGATCGCGGCCGGTGTTTCCGTGGCGGCGCTGACCGGCGCCGTCACCCTGCGCAGCCCGGCCGAAGCGCAAACCGCCTCCCCCGCGCCGCCGCCGGCCGAGGTGGATGTCGCCACCGTGCTGGCCCGGCCGGTGACGGACTGGCAGGCCTATTCCGGCCGGCTGGAGGCGGTCGACCGGGTGGACATCCGGCCGCAGGTGCCCGGCACCATCGTCGCCGTGCATTTCCGCAACGGCGCCCTGGTGAAACAGGGCGACGTGCTGTTCACCATCGACCCCCGCCCCTATGAGGCGGAGGTGGCGCGGGCCGAGGCGCAGGTCGCCGCGGCGCAGGCGCGGGTGCGCTTCACCGTCGCCGACCTCGACCGCGCGCAGAAGCTGGTGCGCGACGACACCATCTCGCGCAGCACCATGGACCAGCGCGACAACGCCGCCCGCGAGGCGGCGGCCAATCTGAAGGCGGCGCAGGCGGCGCTGGACATCGCGCGGCTCAATCTCGGCTACACGCGGGTGACGGCGCCGGTGTCGGGCCGGGTGTCGCGGGCGGAACGGACGGTCGGCAATGTGGTGGCCGCCGGTGCGGCGGCGGAGCCGCTGACGACGCTGGTGTCGCAGTCGCCGATCTACGCCTCCTTCGACGTCGATGAGCAGACCTATCTGCGCCACATCGCACCGATGCGCGATTCCGGCACGATCCCGGTCCGGCTCGGCCTCGCCAACGAGGAGGAGTATTCGCGGTCGGGCACGGTGGAGCATGTCGACAACCGGCTGGACAGCGTGTCGGGCACCATCCGCGTGCGCGCCCGCTTCGACAATGACGACGGCACGCTGGTGCCCGGCCTCTATGCGCGGGTGAAGGTGGGGGGCACCAAGCCCTATGACGCGCTGCTGGTCGACGACCGCGCCATCGGCACCGACCAGGACAAGAAGTTCGTCCTGGTGGTGACGGCGGAGAACAAGGTGGAATACCGGCCGGTGAAGCTCGGCACCTTGCAGAACGGGCTGCGCGTGGTGACGGCGGGGCTGTCGGCCGGCGAACAGGTGGTGGTCAACGGCATGCAGCACGCCCGGCCGGGCATGGCGGTGACGCCGAAGACGGTCGCCATGGGGACGGAGAAAACCCAGACGGCGGCCCGCTAA
- a CDS encoding LacI family DNA-binding transcriptional regulator: MASLKDDPEIAAGPRGLPRVVDIAQAAGVSTATVDRVLNNRPGVRAATVQRVLKAAAELDYLPDGDLYAAAGQKPMRLSFLLPAGNNRFLTGLGEMIRRADSTLAPHGVKAQVEFIKSFNPDLLARSLFQHGRRADGVAFMALEHPAVREAVDALADRNVPSVTLISDILNCRRAGYVGLDNRAAGRTAGYLIARFLRNRPAKVAMIAGSLSYRAHEDREMGFLHVLKEIAPDIEVVGLREGHDDEGKSYRQTRMLLGLHPDLAGVYNIGGGAEGVARALKETRREREMVFIGHGLTTETRGLLIDGALDAVITQDPRNTLSACVGIFTNLRAGRPAMQGVESPRAEVIFRENLPKTMLPDE, translated from the coding sequence ATGGCTTCATTGAAGGACGATCCGGAAATTGCCGCCGGACCCCGCGGGTTGCCGCGGGTGGTCGACATCGCCCAGGCCGCGGGTGTCTCCACCGCCACGGTGGACCGCGTGCTGAACAACCGGCCGGGGGTGCGCGCCGCCACCGTGCAGCGGGTTTTGAAGGCGGCGGCGGAGCTGGACTATCTGCCCGACGGCGACCTCTACGCAGCGGCCGGGCAAAAGCCGATGCGGCTGTCCTTCCTGCTGCCCGCCGGCAACAACCGGTTCCTGACCGGTCTGGGGGAGATGATCCGCCGCGCGGACTCCACGCTCGCCCCGCATGGCGTCAAGGCGCAGGTGGAATTCATCAAGAGCTTCAATCCGGACCTGCTGGCGCGCAGCCTGTTCCAGCATGGCCGCCGCGCCGACGGCGTCGCCTTCATGGCGCTGGAGCATCCGGCGGTTCGCGAGGCGGTGGACGCGCTGGCCGACCGCAACGTGCCGAGCGTGACGCTGATCTCCGACATCCTGAACTGCCGGCGCGCCGGCTATGTCGGGCTGGACAACCGCGCGGCCGGCCGCACCGCCGGCTACCTGATCGCGCGTTTTCTAAGGAACCGCCCGGCCAAGGTGGCGATGATCGCCGGCAGCCTCAGCTACCGCGCGCATGAGGACCGCGAGATGGGCTTTCTCCATGTCCTGAAGGAGATCGCCCCCGACATCGAGGTGGTGGGCCTGCGCGAAGGCCATGACGACGAGGGGAAGAGCTATCGCCAGACCCGCATGCTGCTGGGCCTGCACCCCGACCTTGCCGGGGTCTACAACATCGGCGGCGGGGCGGAGGGGGTGGCCCGCGCGCTGAAGGAGACGCGGCGCGAACGCGAGATGGTCTTCATCGGCCATGGCCTGACCACCGAGACCAGGGGCCTGCTGATCGATGGCGCGCTGGACGCGGTGATCACCCAGGACCCGCGCAACACCCTGTCGGCCTGCGTCGGCATCTTCACCAACCTGCGCGCCGGCCGCCCGGCGATGCAAGGGGTGGAAAGCCCAAGAGCGGAAGTGATCTTCCGCGAAAACCTGCCGAAGACCATGCTGCCGGACGAATGA
- a CDS encoding TRAP transporter substrate-binding protein has translation MTSLTRRTMLKAIATAPAALPAIGAAGAVIGMPHVARAAEFELKYGNNLPLTHPLNIRAHEAAERIAKESNGKVEVKIFPNNQLGGDTDMLSQVRSGGLTFFTPSALVIATLVPVAAINAVGFAFSDYDQVWKAMDGKLGAHVRNAISKVGLHAFDKMWDNGFRQMTSGDKAIGSAADMNGLKIRVPVSPLSIAMFKGLGAAPTSLQFSEVYSSLQTRIVDAQENPLPIIQVAKLYEVQKFCSLSNHIWDGFWFIANGRAWKGLPADMQTIVANAINDAGMAQRGDIKALNQSVKADLEAKGLTFNQPAPDSFRAKLRDSGFYGEWKGRFGDEAWGLLEEAVGKLA, from the coding sequence ATGACCAGTCTGACCCGCCGCACCATGCTGAAGGCCATCGCCACCGCGCCCGCCGCCCTTCCGGCCATCGGGGCGGCCGGCGCCGTCATCGGCATGCCGCACGTCGCCCGCGCCGCCGAGTTCGAGCTGAAATACGGCAACAACCTGCCGCTGACCCATCCGCTGAACATCCGCGCCCACGAGGCGGCGGAGCGGATCGCGAAGGAGTCCAACGGCAAGGTCGAGGTCAAGATCTTCCCGAACAACCAGCTTGGCGGCGACACCGACATGCTGAGCCAAGTGCGCAGCGGCGGCCTGACCTTCTTCACGCCGTCGGCGCTGGTGATCGCCACGCTGGTCCCGGTCGCCGCCATCAACGCGGTCGGCTTCGCCTTCTCCGACTATGACCAGGTGTGGAAGGCGATGGACGGCAAGCTGGGCGCCCATGTCCGCAACGCCATTTCCAAGGTCGGGCTCCATGCCTTCGACAAGATGTGGGACAACGGCTTCCGCCAGATGACCAGCGGCGACAAGGCCATCGGCTCGGCCGCCGACATGAACGGCCTGAAGATCCGCGTGCCGGTCAGCCCGCTGTCCATCGCCATGTTCAAGGGGCTGGGGGCCGCCCCGACCAGCCTGCAATTCAGCGAGGTCTATTCGTCGCTGCAAACCCGCATCGTCGACGCGCAGGAGAACCCGCTGCCGATCATCCAGGTCGCCAAGCTGTACGAGGTGCAGAAGTTCTGCTCGCTGTCGAACCACATCTGGGACGGCTTCTGGTTCATCGCCAACGGCCGCGCCTGGAAGGGCCTGCCGGCGGACATGCAGACCATCGTCGCCAACGCCATCAACGACGCCGGCATGGCGCAGCGCGGCGACATCAAGGCGCTGAACCAGTCGGTCAAGGCCGACCTGGAGGCCAAGGGGCTGACCTTCAACCAGCCGGCCCCCGACAGCTTCCGCGCCAAGCTGCGCGACAGCGGCTTCTACGGCGAATGGAAGGGCCGCTTCGGCGACGAGGCCTGGGGCCTGCTGGAAGAGGCGGTCGGCAAGCTCGCCTGA
- a CDS encoding DUF4926 domain-containing protein, translated as MFDPMRRFTWNPQKRPTDAGAHEPFEELTRVALSRPVETEGGVLRAGAMGTVVGVYRGGAAYEVEFVKPFHTVATVMPDAIRHARA; from the coding sequence ATGTTCGATCCCATGCGTCGCTTCACGTGGAATCCGCAAAAGCGCCCGACTGACGCCGGAGCGCACGAGCCGTTCGAGGAACTCACGCGCGTGGCGCTGTCCAGGCCGGTGGAGACCGAGGGCGGCGTGCTGCGTGCCGGGGCAATGGGAACCGTGGTCGGCGTGTATCGGGGTGGTGCCGCCTACGAGGTCGAGTTCGTGAAGCCTTTCCACACCGTCGCCACCGTTATGCCGGACGCCATTCGACATGCACGTGCCTGA
- the vapC gene encoding tRNA(fMet)-specific endonuclease VapC: MLRYMLDTNLCIRVLRDRPPGLRGKFNAETGALCISTVTLAELLHGAAKSARPIEQRHEVERMTGRLEVLPFDEDAAGHYGEIRADLERRGTIIGPYDLMIAAHARSRGLVVVTGNLGEFRRVDGLRSEDWLSDA; encoded by the coding sequence ATGCTGCGCTACATGCTGGATACCAACCTGTGCATCCGCGTGCTGCGTGACAGGCCTCCCGGCCTGCGCGGGAAATTCAACGCGGAAACGGGCGCGCTCTGCATCTCCACCGTCACGCTGGCCGAGCTGCTGCATGGCGCTGCCAAATCGGCGCGGCCAATCGAGCAGCGCCATGAGGTCGAGCGCATGACAGGTCGACTGGAGGTGCTTCCATTCGACGAGGATGCGGCCGGGCACTATGGTGAGATCCGCGCCGACCTTGAGCGTCGCGGCACCATCATCGGACCCTACGATCTGATGATCGCCGCGCACGCCCGCAGCCGCGGCCTGGTCGTCGTGACGGGAAATCTGGGTGAGTTTCGACGTGTCGATGGCCTTCGGTCGGAAGATTGGCTCAGCGACGCCTAG
- a CDS encoding ATP-binding protein, producing MEDQRQYRFDLEPPQGRPVKMLGPRELYERADEHLIDRLVENSSVEKKSGRYNKSALSEYFSMWANTAPDGGLIIVGVENDGTKTGLLSLSEKQIAEIELAGPHLCADARYDRKKISIINHKGQDDYVLLFYVKYNENRVVENHKHDAFIRRGDEKRKLSELEKSELRIDKGEVDFEAEPCGLPYPDDFRVSDIADFCQNVRSGMPGMAERTDEEILQLRRLGSIRDGKFRPNNACALLFANDPQSRFPGCKLRILRFDGDVEGTGSKFNATKDIWIEGTIPEIITHSKTAIRAQIREFTRLGPDGKFFTGPEYPEDAWYEAVVNACAHRSFNMRNVNIFVKMFDDRLEIESPGGFPPGITPENIYNHSIPRNRRLFEAMFFLRYVLCSNEGTRRMRDRMLEFGLPAPQFKQSDVDGIKVRVVLQNNISFRKQYIDKRAIDIIGHPVFSALNKKERMIVNYTVEHNQITVSDASRIVKGGWRQIKKMLDSLVSRDVMERISPMGIERDPKAHYVLKKGKHEKTPE from the coding sequence GTGGAGGACCAGCGTCAGTATCGGTTTGATCTTGAGCCGCCGCAAGGGAGGCCCGTCAAAATGCTCGGGCCTCGCGAGCTATATGAGCGCGCGGACGAGCACCTTATAGACCGTTTGGTAGAGAATAGCAGCGTCGAGAAAAAGAGCGGTCGCTACAACAAGTCGGCGCTGTCCGAGTACTTTTCAATGTGGGCGAATACAGCTCCGGATGGCGGACTCATAATTGTTGGGGTAGAGAATGATGGAACAAAAACTGGCCTTCTTTCATTGAGCGAAAAACAGATCGCTGAAATTGAGCTTGCTGGCCCACATCTTTGTGCTGACGCCCGCTACGACCGAAAGAAAATATCCATAATAAACCATAAAGGGCAGGATGACTACGTTCTCTTGTTCTATGTAAAATACAATGAAAACAGAGTTGTAGAAAATCACAAGCATGACGCATTCATAAGGCGTGGCGATGAAAAGCGCAAACTTTCAGAGCTCGAAAAATCTGAGCTTCGTATAGACAAAGGCGAAGTTGACTTTGAGGCCGAGCCATGTGGCCTGCCATACCCGGACGATTTTAGAGTCTCCGACATTGCAGATTTCTGCCAGAATGTCCGCTCTGGAATGCCTGGAATGGCTGAGCGTACAGACGAAGAAATCCTTCAACTTAGGAGACTAGGATCGATCCGCGACGGGAAATTTAGGCCGAACAATGCTTGCGCACTTCTGTTTGCTAATGATCCTCAGTCACGGTTTCCCGGCTGTAAACTCCGCATCCTCCGCTTCGATGGCGATGTCGAAGGAACCGGCTCAAAATTTAACGCAACAAAGGATATTTGGATCGAAGGGACGATTCCGGAAATCATTACCCATTCCAAAACCGCAATCAGGGCTCAAATTCGTGAGTTCACACGGCTTGGCCCGGACGGGAAATTTTTCACGGGTCCAGAATATCCGGAAGATGCTTGGTACGAAGCTGTGGTAAATGCCTGCGCCCATCGTTCTTTCAATATGCGAAATGTCAACATTTTCGTTAAAATGTTTGATGACCGCCTTGAAATAGAGAGCCCTGGTGGATTTCCTCCCGGAATAACCCCCGAAAATATTTACAACCACAGCATCCCGCGCAATCGTAGATTGTTCGAGGCTATGTTTTTTCTCCGATATGTTCTATGCTCAAATGAAGGCACACGGCGCATGAGAGACCGTATGCTCGAATTTGGACTTCCAGCTCCGCAGTTCAAACAATCTGATGTCGATGGCATCAAGGTTCGCGTTGTTCTTCAAAACAATATTTCATTCCGGAAGCAGTATATAGACAAAAGAGCGATTGATATTATTGGGCACCCAGTATTTTCCGCTCTAAATAAGAAAGAGCGTATGATTGTAAATTACACAGTGGAACATAATCAGATAACTGTTTCAGATGCTTCGCGCATAGTCAAAGGGGGGTGGCGTCAAATCAAAAAGATGCTCGACAGCCTTGTATCGCGCGATGTTATGGAAAGGATTTCTCCTATGGGGATTGAGCGGGATCCTAAGGCACACTATGTTCTAAAAAAGGGTAAACATGAAAAAACCCCAGAATAG
- the vapB gene encoding type II toxin-antitoxin system VapB family antitoxin has protein sequence MAVRTTLFQSNRTQAVRLPKDVAFPGDVREVLIVREGDRRVIVPADRAWDDFFDAPGIAFPDRDQPAMQEREAL, from the coding sequence ATGGCGGTCCGCACTACCCTGTTTCAGTCCAACAGGACCCAGGCGGTCCGCCTGCCGAAGGATGTCGCCTTCCCCGGCGATGTCCGCGAGGTGCTGATCGTTCGCGAAGGCGACCGGCGCGTCATCGTCCCCGCCGACCGTGCCTGGGACGACTTCTTCGACGCTCCCGGCATCGCCTTTCCGGACCGTGACCAGCCGGCCATGCAGGAACGCGAGGCGCTGTGA